In a single window of the Terrirubrum flagellatum genome:
- a CDS encoding ABC transporter substrate-binding protein yields MAKPIDPADEFFNDAWLDRRQLLLGAAAAGGGLLSAIAACPALANEKRGGVLRYGFGDTNAGEQMDPATVQNGASIELMHVIFEPLVRRGKDWKFSPWLAESYELDRDKNIWTFHLRKGVKFHDGSPLTAKDVIYSLGRLVDEKVGASLRSRLKGSFNAGSLEAVDEHTVRIHMLRRDTMLDQPLSRYNTGIIKAGTVPTADPKTAIGTGPFKIKSFEPGQSWQVERFAGYWQPGVPLLDGIQCINIPDQSAKVQSVISGAVDLIDPVDSVLVKQLAANPKVRVEPLPSAMSWCIFLDQKVKPFDDVRVRRAIKLAVDRKLILDTVYQGLGVITPDVPLPPGDPMFPTDLGDGAQDIPGAKKLLAEAGFPNGLEFTLYTSPILPGMVDLAVTFAESVKAAGIRVTVNQWPAATYWDQVWIKYPTYVDYNYRRNAHDALDLVFAKGTPYADGVNFDQDGKLREFIDKALVESDPAKQVEMYKDALRRVALESGVIIPCFLSRNFTLNKNARGELFKWEMPISYYLLSKDA; encoded by the coding sequence ATGGCGAAACCTATCGATCCGGCAGACGAGTTCTTCAACGACGCGTGGCTCGATCGCCGTCAACTCCTGCTTGGCGCAGCCGCAGCCGGCGGCGGACTTCTGTCAGCCATTGCGGCTTGCCCCGCGCTTGCGAACGAGAAGCGCGGCGGCGTCTTGCGATATGGCTTCGGCGACACGAATGCCGGCGAGCAGATGGACCCGGCGACCGTGCAGAACGGCGCCAGCATCGAACTTATGCATGTCATTTTCGAGCCGCTGGTCAGGCGCGGGAAAGACTGGAAGTTCTCTCCCTGGCTCGCCGAGTCCTATGAACTCGACAGAGACAAGAACATCTGGACATTCCATCTGCGCAAGGGTGTCAAGTTTCACGACGGCTCGCCGCTGACGGCCAAAGACGTCATCTACTCGCTTGGGCGTCTCGTCGACGAAAAGGTCGGCGCATCGCTGCGATCGCGCCTGAAAGGAAGCTTCAACGCCGGCAGCCTCGAAGCGGTCGACGAGCACACCGTCAGGATCCACATGCTCCGGCGCGATACGATGCTCGACCAACCGCTCTCGCGCTACAATACGGGGATCATCAAGGCGGGAACCGTCCCGACCGCCGACCCAAAAACCGCGATCGGCACCGGCCCCTTCAAGATCAAGAGTTTCGAACCCGGCCAATCCTGGCAGGTTGAACGGTTCGCAGGATATTGGCAGCCCGGCGTGCCGCTCCTTGACGGGATCCAATGCATCAACATTCCGGACCAGAGCGCGAAGGTGCAATCCGTGATCTCGGGCGCGGTCGACCTCATCGATCCGGTCGACTCGGTTCTCGTCAAACAGCTCGCCGCCAATCCCAAAGTCAGGGTGGAGCCGCTGCCGAGCGCGATGTCGTGGTGCATCTTTCTCGACCAGAAAGTGAAGCCTTTCGACGATGTGCGCGTAAGGCGCGCGATCAAGCTTGCCGTCGACCGCAAGCTAATCCTCGACACCGTCTATCAGGGACTCGGCGTGATCACGCCTGATGTTCCATTGCCGCCCGGCGATCCAATGTTTCCCACCGATCTCGGCGACGGCGCCCAGGACATTCCCGGCGCGAAGAAATTGCTGGCCGAGGCTGGTTTTCCCAATGGCCTCGAGTTCACGCTCTACACCTCGCCCATCCTTCCCGGCATGGTCGACCTTGCGGTCACGTTTGCTGAATCCGTCAAAGCCGCCGGAATCCGCGTCACGGTCAACCAATGGCCCGCCGCGACATATTGGGATCAGGTGTGGATCAAGTATCCCACCTATGTCGACTACAATTACCGTCGCAACGCGCACGACGCTCTTGATCTCGTTTTCGCCAAGGGCACGCCTTACGCGGACGGCGTAAACTTCGACCAGGACGGCAAGCTGCGCGAATTCATCGACAAGGCGCTGGTCGAATCAGATCCCGCGAAGCAGGTCGAGATGTACAAGGACGCGTTGCGCCGCGTCGCGCTCGAATCCGGCGTCATCATCCCCTGCTTCCTCAGCCGCAATTTCACGCTCAACAAGAATGCGCGCGGTGAACTGTTCAAGTGGGAAATGCCGATATCGTATTATCTTCTGTCCAAGGACGCGTAA
- a CDS encoding NtaA/DmoA family FMN-dependent monooxygenase (This protein belongs to a clade of FMN-dependent monooxygenases, within a broader family of flavin-dependent oxidoreductases, the luciferase-like monooxygenase (LMM) family, some of whose members use coenzyme F420 rather than FMN.): MNFTPDEWERPLTSAGGQPWDGKFFIDWAQEMERACFDYIMIEDTLMISDSYGHSPQAYLKHAIMGPKHDPAPLAALLGANTQRMGVVATLSTMAYPPFMLARLCNTLDHICKGRFGWNIVTSGENLAAQNFGMDELPPRQARYDMADEYVELVKQLWGSWEADAVVLDRQSGTYADHRKVRPINFVGKYFKCRGPLNTAPSPQGRPAFVQAGGSPRGRKFAALTADSIIAPSAGVKANKAYRDDVRAHAAAAGRNPDEVKVLFVVSPILGATRSEAMDKLKRIQSAPYYIEKTLAGRSSTSDIDFSRFDLDKELPPLTTNGEQGSLDAFAQWGSGKTLRELVWDNISRGLEGMVGTPDSVADYMEQVAEQVGGDGFLITKPQTTLVNRRYISEICEGLIPALQRRGLVRTQYTKTTLRETLLEF, translated from the coding sequence ATGAATTTCACGCCCGACGAATGGGAGCGTCCGCTCACGTCGGCGGGCGGACAACCCTGGGACGGCAAGTTCTTCATCGACTGGGCGCAGGAGATGGAGCGCGCGTGCTTCGACTACATCATGATCGAAGACACCCTGATGATCTCCGACTCCTACGGTCACAGCCCTCAAGCCTATCTCAAGCACGCCATCATGGGGCCGAAGCACGACCCCGCGCCGCTTGCAGCGCTGCTCGGCGCCAATACCCAGAGAATGGGCGTGGTCGCGACGCTCTCGACCATGGCCTATCCGCCCTTCATGCTCGCGCGGCTCTGCAACACGCTGGATCATATCTGCAAAGGCAGATTCGGGTGGAACATCGTCACGTCAGGCGAGAATCTCGCGGCGCAGAATTTCGGTATGGACGAATTACCGCCGCGTCAGGCCCGCTACGATATGGCCGACGAATATGTCGAACTGGTCAAACAGCTTTGGGGGAGCTGGGAGGCTGACGCAGTCGTACTCGATCGCCAAAGTGGAACCTACGCGGACCACAGGAAAGTGCGGCCGATCAACTTCGTCGGAAAATATTTCAAATGCCGCGGCCCGCTCAACACGGCGCCTTCGCCGCAGGGTCGCCCAGCATTCGTGCAGGCGGGCGGATCGCCGCGCGGCCGGAAATTCGCCGCCTTGACCGCCGACAGCATCATCGCTCCATCAGCTGGCGTCAAAGCCAACAAGGCCTATCGCGACGACGTCCGCGCTCACGCAGCCGCAGCCGGCCGCAATCCGGACGAAGTCAAAGTCCTGTTCGTGGTCTCGCCCATTCTCGGCGCGACCCGATCCGAAGCTATGGACAAGCTCAAGCGCATCCAGTCGGCGCCCTATTACATCGAGAAAACGCTAGCCGGCCGCAGTTCGACATCGGACATCGACTTTTCCAGGTTCGATCTCGACAAGGAGCTGCCGCCGCTCACCACCAATGGCGAGCAAGGTTCGCTCGACGCCTTCGCCCAGTGGGGCAGCGGCAAGACGCTGCGCGAGCTGGTCTGGGACAATATCTCGCGCGGCCTCGAAGGGATGGTCGGCACGCCTGACTCCGTCGCCGACTACATGGAGCAGGTCGCCGAGCAGGTTGGAGGCGACGGCTTCCTGATCACGAAGCCTCAGACGACTCTCGTGAACCGCCGATATATTTCGGAAATCTGCGAGGGCCTGATCCCGGCGCTGCAACGACGCGGCCTCGTGCGCACGCAATACACGAAAACCACACTCCGCGAGACGCTTCTTGAATTCTGA
- a CDS encoding MATE family efflux transporter gives MTTLAAQRTLLPTGVAEPPAARRPVHTHILETAHLAGPIAMGQLSKQLMQTATLVLFGVIHPQTLAAGGLAVRITVTTQILSAVLLTVGVSIAVAKGAGDARRVAALYWNGLYLSFLLSLLSFLWFSNAHLLLTALTLPPEVIADTQRCLDIMRWAEPANLITLGLMRGVLPAFGMARILYALTPASLVIYFVAAIAIAKGALGAPPMGWLGIPIALVATKWLAALAMLTMVHATNCRKHIPLGPPRVSVLGLMLRVGVPIGVVQALDTLFFFTTTLMIGRLGAAPLAAHQIVMNYGTITSSFAVSSGDAASLRIGYFRGKREFADARRAGFVGIVMSCVMTAIAAVCVGLFPDFFLGLFIDLHAPETQPIIAIARSLALMSIFWVLTDGVYVASLGLPRATDDNRFAMLVVPLVYWGLGLTTAYLLSSTLQLGLVGFWCAFVLALTVNALILIGRFAWVSRPQAAATAQSNDGPTLARPASSLDHG, from the coding sequence ATGACGACGCTGGCGGCGCAGCGGACGCTTCTCCCGACCGGCGTCGCGGAGCCGCCCGCGGCGCGGCGGCCCGTTCACACGCACATCCTGGAGACAGCACACCTCGCCGGCCCGATCGCCATGGGTCAGCTCTCAAAGCAGTTGATGCAGACCGCGACATTGGTCCTGTTCGGAGTGATCCATCCGCAAACGCTGGCCGCCGGCGGTCTCGCCGTCCGGATCACCGTCACAACCCAAATTCTGTCTGCCGTTCTCCTGACGGTCGGCGTGTCGATCGCTGTCGCGAAAGGCGCCGGCGACGCGCGACGCGTCGCCGCGCTGTATTGGAACGGACTGTATCTGTCGTTCCTCCTTTCACTTCTGTCATTCCTGTGGTTCAGCAACGCGCATCTGCTGCTCACCGCCCTTACGCTGCCCCCGGAAGTCATCGCCGACACTCAACGCTGTCTCGACATCATGCGTTGGGCGGAGCCTGCGAATCTCATCACGCTTGGATTGATGCGCGGCGTTCTTCCGGCCTTCGGAATGGCCCGCATCCTCTATGCGCTCACGCCTGCATCCCTTGTCATCTACTTCGTCGCCGCGATCGCGATCGCCAAGGGCGCGCTGGGGGCGCCTCCCATGGGCTGGCTCGGCATTCCGATCGCGCTTGTTGCGACCAAATGGCTCGCCGCGCTCGCGATGCTCACGATGGTCCACGCCACAAATTGCCGAAAGCACATTCCGCTCGGGCCGCCACGCGTCTCCGTGCTCGGCCTCATGCTCCGCGTGGGCGTTCCGATCGGCGTCGTCCAGGCGCTCGACACGCTGTTCTTCTTCACCACCACGCTGATGATCGGCCGGCTCGGCGCGGCGCCGCTCGCCGCGCACCAGATCGTCATGAATTACGGAACCATCACGTCGAGCTTCGCCGTCTCGAGCGGCGACGCCGCTTCGCTGCGCATCGGATATTTTCGCGGGAAGCGCGAGTTCGCAGACGCGCGCCGCGCCGGATTTGTCGGCATTGTCATGAGTTGCGTCATGACCGCCATCGCCGCCGTCTGCGTCGGCCTGTTTCCTGATTTTTTCCTCGGGCTCTTCATCGATCTCCACGCGCCCGAAACCCAGCCCATCATCGCGATCGCACGATCTCTTGCGCTGATGTCCATCTTTTGGGTGCTGACGGACGGCGTCTATGTGGCGTCACTTGGCCTGCCGCGCGCCACAGATGACAATCGCTTCGCGATGCTGGTGGTGCCCCTGGTGTACTGGGGCCTTGGCCTCACCACAGCTTACCTGCTTTCATCCACATTGCAGCTCGGCCTTGTCGGCTTCTGGTGCGCCTTTGTGCTGGCGCTGACAGTCAATGCGCTGATTCTGATTGGACGCTTCGCTTGGGTCAGCCGCCCGCAGGCGGCTGCGACGGCCCAATCGAACGACGGCCCGACACTAGCGCGACCAGCTTCGAGCCTGGATCACGGATGA
- a CDS encoding NtaA/DmoA family FMN-dependent monooxygenase (This protein belongs to a clade of FMN-dependent monooxygenases, within a broader family of flavin-dependent oxidoreductases, the luciferase-like monooxygenase (LMM) family, some of whose members use coenzyme F420 rather than FMN.), producing the protein MAAKKFHLGWFMTATVDDWNQPFSANGNPWDGEFFVDMAKAMERACFDYIMLEDTLMIADAYGDSTEAYLKYALMGPKMDPAPQAALIGAATKSMGVVATFSTMAYPPFMLARLCTTLDHICTGRFGWNIVTTGENHAARNFGMDELPPRQQRYDMADEYIQVVSALWKSWDPDAVVLDRETSTYADYRKVRPINFSGKYYKVRGPLNTAPSPQGRPAFVQAGGSPRGRQFAAETADSIIAAASGVEAMREYRDDIRKRAAAAGRNPDDIKVLFIVAPVLAETKAAAQERFDLYFDSPDYIVKALAGISSVTDIDFSKFDLDSELPRLTTNGEQGSLDAFAQWGSGKTLRQLVKDRAKRGLDGMVGTPEQVAERLIEVNEEFQGDGFLINSPFQKISRRYVNEICEGLVPALQRRGVVRTEYTRSTLRETLLEF; encoded by the coding sequence GTGGCCGCAAAAAAATTTCACCTCGGCTGGTTCATGACCGCCACGGTCGACGACTGGAATCAGCCTTTCTCGGCGAACGGCAATCCCTGGGATGGTGAATTCTTCGTCGATATGGCGAAGGCGATGGAGCGTGCGTGCTTCGATTACATCATGCTCGAAGATACGTTGATGATCGCCGACGCCTATGGCGATAGCACCGAGGCATACCTGAAGTACGCCCTCATGGGGCCTAAAATGGATCCGGCGCCGCAGGCGGCGCTGATCGGCGCCGCCACCAAGAGCATGGGTGTGGTCGCTACATTTTCGACCATGGCCTATCCGCCCTTCATGCTGGCGCGTCTTTGCACAACGCTTGATCACATCTGCACCGGCCGCTTCGGCTGGAACATCGTCACGACAGGCGAGAATCATGCAGCGCGCAATTTCGGCATGGATGAGCTGCCGCCGCGCCAGCAGCGATATGACATGGCGGACGAATACATCCAGGTCGTCAGCGCGCTATGGAAAAGCTGGGACCCCGACGCCGTCGTCCTCGATCGGGAAACCAGCACTTACGCGGATTACAGAAAAGTCCGGCCCATCAATTTTTCCGGCAAATATTACAAGGTGCGCGGCCCGCTCAACACCGCGCCTTCGCCGCAGGGCCGGCCTGCTTTTGTGCAAGCCGGCGGCTCGCCGCGCGGTCGCCAGTTCGCCGCGGAAACCGCTGACAGCATCATCGCAGCGGCCTCCGGCGTCGAAGCGATGCGGGAGTATCGCGACGACATCCGCAAGCGCGCCGCAGCGGCGGGGCGCAATCCGGACGACATCAAGGTCCTCTTCATCGTGGCGCCGGTGCTGGCGGAAACCAAGGCCGCAGCCCAGGAGAGATTCGATCTCTACTTCGACTCGCCCGACTATATCGTGAAGGCGCTGGCGGGCATCAGCTCCGTCACCGACATCGACTTCTCCAAATTCGATCTCGACTCCGAACTGCCGCGTCTGACGACGAATGGCGAGCAAGGTTCGCTCGACGCGTTTGCGCAATGGGGCAGCGGCAAGACGCTCCGCCAGCTCGTCAAGGATCGCGCCAAGCGCGGACTCGACGGCATGGTCGGCACGCCCGAGCAGGTCGCCGAGCGGCTGATCGAGGTGAACGAGGAGTTCCAGGGCGACGGTTTTCTGATCAATTCACCATTCCAGAAGATCAGCCGCCGTTATGTGAACGAAATCTGCGAAGGCTTGGTGCCGGCGTTGCAGCGCCGCGGCGTCGTGCGAACCGAATACACCAGGAGCACGCTGCGCGAGACGCTGCTCGAATTCTAG
- a CDS encoding flavin reductase — protein MTSNLAIAAAPEFDIPASSVDSKAFRSGMARLAAGVNIITSAGPAGPCGFTASAVCSVTDDPPTLLVCMNRSSQSYAVIKESGVLCVNTVSGLHEELSMRFAGANGVKDMDARFTGADWITLVTGAPCLADANVAFDCRVVRSIEIGTHDALFCEVVAVREAENSEGLVYFGRKFHRVVA, from the coding sequence ATGACAAGCAATCTGGCGATCGCTGCCGCTCCCGAGTTCGACATTCCTGCCTCCTCCGTCGACAGCAAGGCGTTTCGGAGCGGCATGGCGAGGCTTGCGGCGGGCGTCAACATCATCACAAGCGCCGGCCCCGCCGGCCCATGCGGGTTCACCGCGTCTGCGGTCTGCAGCGTGACCGACGATCCGCCGACCCTGCTCGTCTGCATGAATCGCAGCAGCCAGTCCTACGCCGTGATCAAGGAGAGCGGTGTCTTGTGCGTCAACACGGTTTCGGGCCTGCATGAAGAGCTTTCGATGCGATTTGCAGGCGCAAATGGCGTCAAAGACATGGATGCAAGATTCACCGGGGCCGACTGGATCACATTGGTCACCGGAGCTCCATGCCTCGCGGATGCGAACGTCGCCTTCGATTGTCGCGTCGTTCGAAGCATCGAAATCGGCACGCATGATGCGCTGTTCTGCGAAGTCGTCGCGGTCCGCGAAGCGGAGAATTCGGAAGGCCTCGTCTATTTCGGCCGCAA
- a CDS encoding NtaA/DmoA family FMN-dependent monooxygenase (This protein belongs to a clade of FMN-dependent monooxygenases, within a broader family of flavin-dependent oxidoreductases, the luciferase-like monooxygenase (LMM) family, some of whose members use coenzyme F420 rather than FMN.): MPTKKFHLGWFTNFITDEWMLPFTSGGRPWDGKFYIGMAQAMERACFDYIMLEDTLMISEAYGGTSEAYLKHAIMAPKHDPTPLAALLGANTKHMGIVATMSTMAWPPFMLARVSNTLDHICKGRFGWNIVTSGENHAARNFGMDELPPRQDRYDMADEYVELVKQLWGSWDPDAVVLDHNNETYADYTKVRPIDFVGKYYKCRGPLNTAPSPQGRPAFVQAGGSPRGRQFAAETADSIIAPSAGVQGNKAYRDDVRARAIAAGRDPDEIKVLFVVAPILGETDAEAQAKFERIRQSPSFIERTLAGISSITDIDFAKFDLDKELPRLTTNGEQGSLDAFAQWGSGRTLRQIVMEQVSRGLDGMVGTPDRVSANMGEIMEKIGGDGFLITRPHTTFVSRQYITDICEGLVPALQRRGLTRTSYTKSTLRETLREF, translated from the coding sequence ATGCCGACAAAGAAATTCCACCTTGGCTGGTTCACCAATTTCATTACCGACGAATGGATGCTGCCTTTCACATCGGGCGGCCGCCCATGGGATGGCAAATTCTACATCGGCATGGCGCAGGCGATGGAGCGGGCCTGCTTCGACTATATCATGCTTGAAGACACGCTGATGATTTCGGAAGCTTATGGCGGCACCTCCGAGGCCTATCTCAAGCACGCGATCATGGCGCCAAAACATGATCCCACGCCGCTTGCGGCGTTGCTCGGCGCCAACACCAAACACATGGGCATCGTCGCCACCATGTCCACCATGGCCTGGCCGCCCTTCATGCTGGCGCGTGTCAGCAATACGCTGGACCACATCTGCAAGGGCCGGTTCGGTTGGAACATCGTTACGTCAGGCGAAAATCACGCCGCACGCAATTTCGGCATGGACGAATTGCCGCCACGCCAGGATCGCTATGACATGGCCGACGAATATGTCGAGCTGGTCAAACAGCTTTGGGGGAGCTGGGACCCCGACGCCGTCGTGCTCGATCACAATAACGAGACCTACGCGGACTACACCAAAGTGCGGCCGATCGATTTCGTGGGCAAATACTACAAGTGCCGCGGGCCTCTCAACACCGCTCCCTCCCCGCAGGGCCGGCCGGCCTTCGTGCAGGCAGGCGGCTCGCCGCGCGGTCGCCAGTTCGCGGCGGAAACGGCCGACAGCATCATCGCGCCGTCGGCCGGCGTCCAGGGCAACAAGGCCTATCGCGACGATGTGCGGGCGCGCGCCATCGCCGCCGGACGCGATCCTGACGAGATCAAGGTGCTGTTCGTGGTCGCGCCCATTCTCGGCGAAACCGACGCTGAGGCGCAGGCCAAATTCGAGCGTATCCGGCAATCCCCGTCATTCATCGAGCGGACGCTGGCGGGCATCAGCTCCATCACCGATATCGACTTCGCGAAATTCGATCTCGACAAGGAGCTGCCGCGCCTGACCACCAACGGCGAACAAGGCTCGCTCGACGCCTTCGCGCAATGGGGCAGCGGCAGGACGCTGCGCCAGATCGTCATGGAGCAGGTCTCCCGCGGTCTCGACGGCATGGTCGGCACGCCGGATCGCGTTTCCGCCAATATGGGAGAGATCATGGAAAAGATTGGCGGCGACGGCTTCCTGATCACGCGCCCGCACACCACGTTCGTCAGCCGCCAATACATCACCGACATTTGCGAAGGGCTGGTTCCCGCCCTGCAGCGGCGCGGACTCACGCGCACCTCATACACCAAGAGCACGCTGCGCGAGACGTTGCGCGAGTTCTGA
- a CDS encoding DMT family transporter, with the protein MIRIAPAAITRLWSRASDNLRATIMTMGSIVLFSVMLTNLKLIGTRIPMTEILLIRQLIVSLLIIQFFGSDLRSALRTNHPGLQILRGLFSFGSQLTQFVALLYIPLAEVTALSFSQVIFITIAAAVILRETVDWRRWLAAIAGFAGMVVMMLPASGGVINAFALMALSSGLFGAGVSITIRSMAATEPTMTIMLYQSIILCIFYAAPAACWWIWPTSSEWWRLIQIGVVGTIAQYLFTRGCQIGEASALAPLEFSRLLIATLVGYFVFLEIPSPTTLLGATIIIASTGYAVRHNA; encoded by the coding sequence ATGATCAGAATCGCGCCGGCCGCCATAACGCGGCTCTGGTCGCGCGCATCCGACAATCTTCGCGCCACGATCATGACGATGGGATCAATCGTGCTGTTCTCGGTCATGCTGACGAATCTCAAGCTGATCGGGACACGCATCCCCATGACGGAGATATTGCTGATCCGTCAGCTTATCGTGTCGTTGCTGATCATCCAGTTTTTCGGAAGCGATCTGCGGAGCGCGCTGCGGACCAATCATCCGGGCCTGCAAATCCTCCGCGGCCTCTTTTCATTCGGCTCGCAGCTCACGCAATTCGTCGCCCTGCTCTACATCCCGCTCGCCGAAGTCACCGCCCTCAGCTTCAGCCAGGTCATCTTCATCACGATCGCGGCCGCGGTCATCCTGCGCGAGACCGTGGACTGGCGCCGCTGGCTCGCCGCGATCGCCGGATTCGCCGGCATGGTCGTGATGATGCTGCCAGCCAGCGGCGGCGTCATCAATGCCTTCGCTCTCATGGCGCTGTCGAGCGGCCTGTTCGGCGCCGGCGTCTCGATCACGATCCGGTCGATGGCGGCGACGGAACCGACCATGACGATCATGCTCTATCAGAGCATCATCCTCTGCATATTCTACGCTGCGCCCGCCGCCTGTTGGTGGATCTGGCCGACATCAAGCGAATGGTGGCGGCTCATCCAGATCGGAGTAGTCGGCACCATCGCGCAGTACCTCTTCACGCGCGGCTGCCAGATCGGCGAAGCTTCGGCTCTGGCGCCGCTCGAATTCTCGCGGCTCCTGATCGCAACCCTCGTCGGCTATTTCGTGTTCCTGGAGATTCCGAGCCCGACCACTCTCCTTGGCGCGACAATCATCATCGCCTCAACGGGCTACGCGGTTCGGCACAACGCCTGA
- a CDS encoding LysR family transcriptional regulator yields MSGPSQIYDIDLKLLRCFCAIVEGGSFTAAQAALNLSQSVLSEHLKSLEIRLGARLCQRGPKGFKLFREGEVVYQAARDLFASIELFKQRASTLNATAHGELVVGIQDGIVDNPHARISEAIENFTACYPNIRFKIEIMLGFQMAGRVADGLIHVGVGLVTDQFEQLTFERLFDEVTLLCCGRTHPLFDIPDRMITTEHIASAAYCNRGHLEDIHPSPNGHYFKTFGDIGHGAHAKLALVLSGRNIGYVPEHVAKPHIESGALRVLKPELTRRVSPITAVTRPNSPDFKLAERFVDSLVEIHMEAAAAARRAEAASRADGAGPVSVPQLRSPKLASVQALCRTA; encoded by the coding sequence ATGTCAGGTCCAAGCCAGATCTATGATATCGACTTGAAGCTGCTGCGCTGCTTTTGCGCTATCGTTGAAGGAGGCAGCTTCACTGCGGCGCAGGCGGCGCTGAATCTTTCACAGTCCGTGCTCAGCGAGCATCTCAAATCGTTGGAGATACGTTTAGGCGCGCGCCTGTGCCAACGCGGGCCGAAAGGCTTCAAACTGTTTCGGGAAGGCGAAGTCGTCTATCAGGCGGCGAGAGATCTCTTTGCTTCGATTGAACTCTTCAAGCAACGCGCTTCGACCTTGAACGCGACAGCCCACGGCGAGTTGGTGGTCGGCATTCAGGATGGCATCGTCGACAATCCGCATGCGCGCATCTCCGAGGCGATCGAAAACTTCACCGCCTGCTATCCGAACATCCGCTTCAAGATCGAGATCATGCTGGGCTTCCAGATGGCGGGCAGGGTCGCTGACGGCCTGATTCATGTTGGCGTCGGGCTCGTGACCGATCAGTTTGAACAGCTCACATTCGAGCGTTTGTTCGATGAGGTGACGCTTCTCTGTTGCGGACGCACGCACCCGCTGTTCGACATTCCGGATCGGATGATCACGACGGAACACATTGCGTCGGCGGCCTATTGCAACAGGGGGCATCTCGAAGACATTCATCCCAGCCCCAACGGCCATTATTTCAAAACCTTCGGGGACATCGGACATGGAGCGCACGCCAAGTTGGCGCTGGTTCTGTCTGGCCGCAACATCGGCTATGTGCCCGAGCATGTCGCGAAGCCCCATATCGAGTCAGGAGCGTTGCGCGTTCTCAAACCGGAGCTGACTCGCCGCGTCAGCCCGATAACCGCGGTGACGCGGCCTAATTCGCCGGATTTCAAGCTTGCCGAGCGGTTCGTCGACAGTCTTGTGGAAATTCACATGGAGGCGGCTGCAGCGGCGCGTCGCGCTGAAGCGGCGTCGCGGGCCGACGGAGCGGGCCCAGTCAGCGTTCCGCAGTTGCGGTCTCCCAAGCTGGCGAGCGTTCAGGCGTTGTGCCGAACCGCGTAG